Proteins encoded together in one Cicer arietinum cultivar CDC Frontier isolate Library 1 chromosome 4, Cicar.CDCFrontier_v2.0, whole genome shotgun sequence window:
- the LOC140920130 gene encoding protein FAR1-RELATED SEQUENCE 6-like: MREQNSDFFYDIDLDDDFHVRNVFWADARSRAAYEYFGDVVIFDTTYLTNKYDMPFDAFVGVNHHGQSTLLECGLLSGKAHLGIVTDQCKAIKNAIELVFPTTRHRWCLWHIMKKIPEKLDQYSEYKKIKFELKEAVYDTITKDAFEEKWCSFIEKFELQQNDWLN, translated from the exons ATGAGGGAACAAAATTCAGATTTCTTCTATGACATAGATTTGGATGATGATTTTCACGTAAGGAATGTGTTTTGGGCTGACGCAAGAAGTAGAGCTGCTTATGAATACTTTGGAGATGTTGTGATTTTTGACACAACATATTTGACTAATAAGTATGACATGCCTTTTGATGCGTTTGTTGGTGTGAATCATCATGGTCAATCAACATTACTTGAATGTGGACTGTTGTCAG GAAAGGCTCATCTGGGTATTGTGACTGACCAATGCAAGGCTATAAAAAATGCCATTGAATTAGTCTTTCCTACAACTCGTCATAGGTGGTGTTTATGgcatataatgaaaaaaattcctGAAAAGCTCGATCAATATAGTGAATATAAAAAGATTAAGTTTGAATTGAAAGAAGCGGTTTATGACACAATCACAAAAGATGCATTTGAAGAAAAATGGTGTTCTTTCATCGAAAAATTTGAGCTTCAACAAAATGATTGGTTGAATTGA